From Oncorhynchus gorbuscha isolate QuinsamMale2020 ecotype Even-year unplaced genomic scaffold, OgorEven_v1.0 Un_scaffold_4930, whole genome shotgun sequence, one genomic window encodes:
- the LOC124028867 gene encoding zinc finger protein 501-like isoform X3, translated as MDPDKASPSPSTLQESPGRLPLRTLLLGLVDCRKTPGQSGTERGEGEEEHGDMISLRDIPNRCSLSGRGLSSGEPQQHYDADKKEKSLSRSEHLKHQHRGTGKKPHHCSVCGKSFAKQDLTNHEQIHTLEHASNTLKSQRINSGEGPYTCFDCGKYLNQSRAQTNHKHTGVKPYSCDQCGKSFNHSGSLTIHQRIHTGEKPYSCDQCGKSFNHSGSLTLHQRIHTGEKPYSCDQCGKSFNQSGSLTLHQRIHTGVKPYSCDQCGKSFNHSGNLTTHQLIHTGAKPYNCDHCGKSFSRSGDLIKHQRIHTGEKPYSCDQCGKNFNQSGHLTAHQRIHTGEKPYSCDQCEKSFRTSDHLTIHQRIHTGEKPYSCDQCEKIFRTSDHLTIHQHIHTGEKPYSCDQCGKSFRTSDHLTKHQRIHTGEKPYRCDQCGKSFSRSGSLTTHQLIHTGEKPYRCDQCGKSFARSGSLIKHQKAQTCFLSSPFSLAPVPDP; from the exons ATGGATCCG GACAAAGCTAGCccgtccccctccaccctccaggaGTCCCCAGGTCGACTGCCTCTCCGTACTCTACTGCTGGGTCTGGTTGACTGCAGGAAAACACCGGGGCAGAGTGGAactgagagaggagaaggagaagaggaacaTGGAGATATGATTTCATTAA GGGACATCCCTAATCGTTGCTCTCTAAGTGGGAGGGGCTTATcatctggggagcctcaacaacattaTGATGCTGACAAGaaagagaagagtctctccagatcagaacacctcaaACACCAGCATAGAGGTACAGGGAAGAAACCTCACCACTGCTCTgtctgtgggaagagttttgctaaACAAGACTTGACAAATCATGAGCAAATTCACACTCTAGAGCATGCATCTAATACCTTAAAATCTCAGAGAATTAATTCAGGGGAGGGACCTTATACCTGCTTTGATTGTGGGAAATACTTAAATCAGTCAAGAGCCCAGACTAACCACAAACACACAGGagtgaagccttatagctgtgatcagtgtgggaagagcttcaatcaTTCAGGATCCCTGACTATtcaccaacgcatacacacaggagagaagccttatagctgcgatcagtgtgggaagagcttcaatcaTTCAGGATCCCTGACTCTacaccaacgcatacacacaggagagaagccttatagctgtgatcagtgtgggaagagcttcaatcaATCAGGATCCCTGACTCTacaccaacgcatacacacaggagtgaagccttatagctgtgatcagtgtgggaagagcttcaatcaTTCAGGAAACCTGACTACACACCAACTCATACACACAGGAGCGAAGCCTTATAACTGTGATCATTGTGGAAAGAGCTTCAGTCGATCAGGAGACCTGATCAAacaccaacgcatacacacaggagagaagccttatagctgtgatcaatgtgggaagaacTTCAATCAATCAGGACACCTGACTGcacaccaacgcatacacacaggagagaagccttatagctgtgatcagtgtgagaAGAGTTTCAGGACATCAGATCACCTGACTATacaccaacgcatacacacaggagagaagccttatagctgtgatcagtgtgagaAGATTTTCAGGACATCAGATCACCTGACtatacaccaacacatacacacaggagagaagccttatagctgtgatcagtgtgggaagagtttcaggACGTCAGATCACCTGACTAAacaccaacgcatacacacaggagagaagccttatagatgtgatcaatgtgggaagagcttcagtcGATCAGGATCCCTGACTACACACCAActcatacacacaggagagaagccttatagatgtgatcagtgtgggaagagttttgctcGTTCAGGGTCACTGATAAAACACCAGAAAGCACAAACATGTTTTCTttcatctcccttctctctggcACCAGTTCCAGATCCCTAA
- the LOC124028867 gene encoding zinc finger protein 501-like isoform X1 — protein MPYKETMASAMDQDKASPSPSTLQESPGRLPLRTLLLGLVDCRKTPGQSGTERGEGEEEHGDMISLRDIPNRCSLSGRGLSSGEPQQHYDADKKEKSLSRSEHLKHQHRGTGKKPHHCSVCGKSFAKQDLTNHEQIHTLEHASNTLKSQRINSGEGPYTCFDCGKYLNQSRAQTNHKHTGVKPYSCDQCGKSFNHSGSLTIHQRIHTGEKPYSCDQCGKSFNHSGSLTLHQRIHTGEKPYSCDQCGKSFNQSGSLTLHQRIHTGVKPYSCDQCGKSFNHSGNLTTHQLIHTGAKPYNCDHCGKSFSRSGDLIKHQRIHTGEKPYSCDQCGKNFNQSGHLTAHQRIHTGEKPYSCDQCEKSFRTSDHLTIHQRIHTGEKPYSCDQCEKIFRTSDHLTIHQHIHTGEKPYSCDQCGKSFRTSDHLTKHQRIHTGEKPYRCDQCGKSFSRSGSLTTHQLIHTGEKPYRCDQCGKSFARSGSLIKHQKAQTCFLSSPFSLAPVPDP, from the exons ATGCCATACAAAGAAACAATGGCTTCCGCAATGGATCAG GACAAAGCTAGCccgtccccctccaccctccaggaGTCCCCAGGTCGACTGCCTCTCCGTACTCTACTGCTGGGTCTGGTTGACTGCAGGAAAACACCGGGGCAGAGTGGAactgagagaggagaaggagaagaggaacaTGGAGATATGATTTCATTAA GGGACATCCCTAATCGTTGCTCTCTAAGTGGGAGGGGCTTATcatctggggagcctcaacaacattaTGATGCTGACAAGaaagagaagagtctctccagatcagaacacctcaaACACCAGCATAGAGGTACAGGGAAGAAACCTCACCACTGCTCTgtctgtgggaagagttttgctaaACAAGACTTGACAAATCATGAGCAAATTCACACTCTAGAGCATGCATCTAATACCTTAAAATCTCAGAGAATTAATTCAGGGGAGGGACCTTATACCTGCTTTGATTGTGGGAAATACTTAAATCAGTCAAGAGCCCAGACTAACCACAAACACACAGGagtgaagccttatagctgtgatcagtgtgggaagagcttcaatcaTTCAGGATCCCTGACTATtcaccaacgcatacacacaggagagaagccttatagctgcgatcagtgtgggaagagcttcaatcaTTCAGGATCCCTGACTCTacaccaacgcatacacacaggagagaagccttatagctgtgatcagtgtgggaagagcttcaatcaATCAGGATCCCTGACTCTacaccaacgcatacacacaggagtgaagccttatagctgtgatcagtgtgggaagagcttcaatcaTTCAGGAAACCTGACTACACACCAACTCATACACACAGGAGCGAAGCCTTATAACTGTGATCATTGTGGAAAGAGCTTCAGTCGATCAGGAGACCTGATCAAacaccaacgcatacacacaggagagaagccttatagctgtgatcaatgtgggaagaacTTCAATCAATCAGGACACCTGACTGcacaccaacgcatacacacaggagagaagccttatagctgtgatcagtgtgagaAGAGTTTCAGGACATCAGATCACCTGACTATacaccaacgcatacacacaggagagaagccttatagctgtgatcagtgtgagaAGATTTTCAGGACATCAGATCACCTGACtatacaccaacacatacacacaggagagaagccttatagctgtgatcagtgtgggaagagtttcaggACGTCAGATCACCTGACTAAacaccaacgcatacacacaggagagaagccttatagatgtgatcaatgtgggaagagcttcagtcGATCAGGATCCCTGACTACACACCAActcatacacacaggagagaagccttatagatgtgatcagtgtgggaagagttttgctcGTTCAGGGTCACTGATAAAACACCAGAAAGCACAAACATGTTTTCTttcatctcccttctctctggcACCAGTTCCAGATCCCTAA
- the LOC124028867 gene encoding zinc finger protein 501-like isoform X2, producing the protein MDRDKASPSPSTLQESPGRLPLRTLLLGLVDCRKTPGQSGTERGEGEEEHGDMISLRDIPNRCSLSGRGLSSGEPQQHYDADKKEKSLSRSEHLKHQHRGTGKKPHHCSVCGKSFAKQDLTNHEQIHTLEHASNTLKSQRINSGEGPYTCFDCGKYLNQSRAQTNHKHTGVKPYSCDQCGKSFNHSGSLTIHQRIHTGEKPYSCDQCGKSFNHSGSLTLHQRIHTGEKPYSCDQCGKSFNQSGSLTLHQRIHTGVKPYSCDQCGKSFNHSGNLTTHQLIHTGAKPYNCDHCGKSFSRSGDLIKHQRIHTGEKPYSCDQCGKNFNQSGHLTAHQRIHTGEKPYSCDQCEKSFRTSDHLTIHQRIHTGEKPYSCDQCEKIFRTSDHLTIHQHIHTGEKPYSCDQCGKSFRTSDHLTKHQRIHTGEKPYRCDQCGKSFSRSGSLTTHQLIHTGEKPYRCDQCGKSFARSGSLIKHQKAQTCFLSSPFSLAPVPDP; encoded by the exons ATGGATCGG GACAAAGCTAGCccgtccccctccaccctccaggaGTCCCCAGGTCGACTGCCTCTCCGTACTCTACTGCTGGGTCTGGTTGACTGCAGGAAAACACCGGGGCAGAGTGGAactgagagaggagaaggagaagaggaacaTGGAGATATGATTTCATTAA GGGACATCCCTAATCGTTGCTCTCTAAGTGGGAGGGGCTTATcatctggggagcctcaacaacattaTGATGCTGACAAGaaagagaagagtctctccagatcagaacacctcaaACACCAGCATAGAGGTACAGGGAAGAAACCTCACCACTGCTCTgtctgtgggaagagttttgctaaACAAGACTTGACAAATCATGAGCAAATTCACACTCTAGAGCATGCATCTAATACCTTAAAATCTCAGAGAATTAATTCAGGGGAGGGACCTTATACCTGCTTTGATTGTGGGAAATACTTAAATCAGTCAAGAGCCCAGACTAACCACAAACACACAGGagtgaagccttatagctgtgatcagtgtgggaagagcttcaatcaTTCAGGATCCCTGACTATtcaccaacgcatacacacaggagagaagccttatagctgcgatcagtgtgggaagagcttcaatcaTTCAGGATCCCTGACTCTacaccaacgcatacacacaggagagaagccttatagctgtgatcagtgtgggaagagcttcaatcaATCAGGATCCCTGACTCTacaccaacgcatacacacaggagtgaagccttatagctgtgatcagtgtgggaagagcttcaatcaTTCAGGAAACCTGACTACACACCAACTCATACACACAGGAGCGAAGCCTTATAACTGTGATCATTGTGGAAAGAGCTTCAGTCGATCAGGAGACCTGATCAAacaccaacgcatacacacaggagagaagccttatagctgtgatcaatgtgggaagaacTTCAATCAATCAGGACACCTGACTGcacaccaacgcatacacacaggagagaagccttatagctgtgatcagtgtgagaAGAGTTTCAGGACATCAGATCACCTGACTATacaccaacgcatacacacaggagagaagccttatagctgtgatcagtgtgagaAGATTTTCAGGACATCAGATCACCTGACtatacaccaacacatacacacaggagagaagccttatagctgtgatcagtgtgggaagagtttcaggACGTCAGATCACCTGACTAAacaccaacgcatacacacaggagagaagccttatagatgtgatcaatgtgggaagagcttcagtcGATCAGGATCCCTGACTACACACCAActcatacacacaggagagaagccttatagatgtgatcagtgtgggaagagttttgctcGTTCAGGGTCACTGATAAAACACCAGAAAGCACAAACATGTTTTCTttcatctcccttctctctggcACCAGTTCCAGATCCCTAA
- the LOC124028867 gene encoding zinc finger protein 501-like isoform X4: MISLRDIPNRCSLSGRGLSSGEPQQHYDADKKEKSLSRSEHLKHQHRGTGKKPHHCSVCGKSFAKQDLTNHEQIHTLEHASNTLKSQRINSGEGPYTCFDCGKYLNQSRAQTNHKHTGVKPYSCDQCGKSFNHSGSLTIHQRIHTGEKPYSCDQCGKSFNHSGSLTLHQRIHTGEKPYSCDQCGKSFNQSGSLTLHQRIHTGVKPYSCDQCGKSFNHSGNLTTHQLIHTGAKPYNCDHCGKSFSRSGDLIKHQRIHTGEKPYSCDQCGKNFNQSGHLTAHQRIHTGEKPYSCDQCEKSFRTSDHLTIHQRIHTGEKPYSCDQCEKIFRTSDHLTIHQHIHTGEKPYSCDQCGKSFRTSDHLTKHQRIHTGEKPYRCDQCGKSFSRSGSLTTHQLIHTGEKPYRCDQCGKSFARSGSLIKHQKAQTCFLSSPFSLAPVPDP, from the exons ATGATTTCATTAA GGGACATCCCTAATCGTTGCTCTCTAAGTGGGAGGGGCTTATcatctggggagcctcaacaacattaTGATGCTGACAAGaaagagaagagtctctccagatcagaacacctcaaACACCAGCATAGAGGTACAGGGAAGAAACCTCACCACTGCTCTgtctgtgggaagagttttgctaaACAAGACTTGACAAATCATGAGCAAATTCACACTCTAGAGCATGCATCTAATACCTTAAAATCTCAGAGAATTAATTCAGGGGAGGGACCTTATACCTGCTTTGATTGTGGGAAATACTTAAATCAGTCAAGAGCCCAGACTAACCACAAACACACAGGagtgaagccttatagctgtgatcagtgtgggaagagcttcaatcaTTCAGGATCCCTGACTATtcaccaacgcatacacacaggagagaagccttatagctgcgatcagtgtgggaagagcttcaatcaTTCAGGATCCCTGACTCTacaccaacgcatacacacaggagagaagccttatagctgtgatcagtgtgggaagagcttcaatcaATCAGGATCCCTGACTCTacaccaacgcatacacacaggagtgaagccttatagctgtgatcagtgtgggaagagcttcaatcaTTCAGGAAACCTGACTACACACCAACTCATACACACAGGAGCGAAGCCTTATAACTGTGATCATTGTGGAAAGAGCTTCAGTCGATCAGGAGACCTGATCAAacaccaacgcatacacacaggagagaagccttatagctgtgatcaatgtgggaagaacTTCAATCAATCAGGACACCTGACTGcacaccaacgcatacacacaggagagaagccttatagctgtgatcagtgtgagaAGAGTTTCAGGACATCAGATCACCTGACTATacaccaacgcatacacacaggagagaagccttatagctgtgatcagtgtgagaAGATTTTCAGGACATCAGATCACCTGACtatacaccaacacatacacacaggagagaagccttatagctgtgatcagtgtgggaagagtttcaggACGTCAGATCACCTGACTAAacaccaacgcatacacacaggagagaagccttatagatgtgatcaatgtgggaagagcttcagtcGATCAGGATCCCTGACTACACACCAActcatacacacaggagagaagccttatagatgtgatcagtgtgggaagagttttgctcGTTCAGGGTCACTGATAAAACACCAGAAAGCACAAACATGTTTTCTttcatctcccttctctctggcACCAGTTCCAGATCCCTAA